One window from the genome of Gimesia aquarii encodes:
- a CDS encoding metallophosphoesterase family protein, translating to MQIGILSDTHNHLPRTEQAVTMLLDAGAEALFHCGDLASPEIVAACSVLPFYFTFGNHDSDMVPVLEQAAREEGANCLRWGGEITLAGKRIALVHGHITKDLRPLLEAEPDYLLTGHSHKTHDFQVGSTRRINPGALFRASEFSVALLDLTTDDLQFIRVNN from the coding sequence GTGCAAATCGGAATTTTATCAGACACACATAATCACCTGCCACGAACTGAGCAGGCTGTAACCATGTTGCTGGACGCTGGTGCTGAGGCACTCTTTCATTGTGGTGATCTGGCGAGTCCTGAAATTGTCGCCGCCTGTTCGGTATTACCTTTCTATTTCACATTCGGAAACCACGATTCGGATATGGTGCCTGTGCTTGAGCAGGCTGCCCGAGAAGAAGGAGCAAATTGCCTGCGGTGGGGTGGTGAAATCACGCTTGCAGGGAAACGGATCGCCCTCGTACATGGCCACATCACAAAAGATTTGCGGCCTCTGCTGGAAGCGGAGCCGGACTATTTGCTAACCGGCCATTCGCACAAAACTCATGATTTTCAGGTAGGCTCCACGCGACGCATCAACCCGGGTGCCCTGTTCCGCGCCAGCGAGTTTTCAGTCGCTCTGCTCGATCTTACGACTGACGATTTGCAGTTCATTCGGGTAAACAATTAA
- a CDS encoding SGNH/GDSL hydrolase family protein: MNSHRCPLMKTIFSFLVLSMVVILPPSVAQAEHEGKIQILLLGDSTTEGSIPRLLKPKGPHLEQVIEQLLAAEGDLPACHVINSSLSGEYIRRLFDSGRYDRDAAKLPGLDYIFIRYGINDRARRKNFTENFPKDFHELLARLRKDHPNAQLIPMTVIPFSNEQASKEINDLVFDVAKKEKLDVFDIYPRYAAELKKGPNMLNYRRYPLAKVPEKYHALVKPFVYRDRVQVMSNELDPILGHLPGWYRDRHPNLAGYNVIADETTEYLAKLLREKKAK, translated from the coding sequence ATGAACTCGCACCGATGCCCGTTGATGAAAACCATTTTTTCCTTCCTTGTTTTAAGTATGGTAGTAATTCTGCCACCCTCAGTTGCTCAAGCCGAGCATGAGGGGAAAATTCAGATACTTTTACTGGGCGACAGCACTACGGAAGGCAGTATTCCGCGACTATTGAAACCCAAAGGGCCGCATCTGGAGCAGGTGATTGAACAGTTGCTGGCTGCGGAAGGGGATCTGCCTGCGTGCCATGTGATCAATTCCAGCTTGAGTGGCGAATACATCCGCCGGTTGTTTGATTCGGGACGCTATGATCGCGATGCAGCCAAGTTGCCCGGACTGGATTATATTTTCATTCGCTATGGAATCAATGATCGCGCAAGGCGAAAAAATTTCACTGAAAATTTTCCTAAAGACTTTCATGAGCTGCTAGCGCGTCTCAGGAAAGACCATCCCAACGCACAGTTGATACCCATGACTGTGATTCCCTTTTCGAATGAGCAAGCCAGTAAAGAGATTAATGACCTGGTATTTGATGTCGCCAAGAAAGAGAAGCTCGACGTGTTTGATATCTATCCCCGCTATGCGGCCGAGTTAAAAAAGGGGCCAAACATGCTCAACTACCGGCGGTATCCGCTCGCAAAAGTTCCCGAAAAATATCACGCACTCGTGAAACCGTTTGTCTATCGAGATAGAGTGCAGGTGATGAGCAATGAACTCGATCCCATTCTGGGGCACCTGCCGGGTTGGTACCGAGATCGACATCCGAATCTGGCAGGGTACAATGTGATTGCTGATGAAACCACAGAATATCTGGCAAAGCTGTTGCGGGAAAAGAAAGCAAAATAA
- a CDS encoding neutral/alkaline non-lysosomal ceramidase N-terminal domain-containing protein yields the protein MNGLRLTKSVFLLLVLFLWIVPTRGDCGLSAGAYAIDVSPLKLPAIQNGGFLERSQNKILDRLHARCFVLKSEDTAIAIAVVDSCMIPRDICYRAKVLASKETGIPVNRILIASTHTHTAPSVMNLCLGTRSDPNYERFLPPKLAEGIAKAHANLEPARVGFTVVDAPKHTHCRRWLRQPDKYAADPFGETTVRAMMHPGYQNPDYSGPAGPADTGLTLLSIQSADGKRPLGLIANYSMHYFGTGGGFSADYYGKFSKLMENKIAAASSSQTPFVAAMSQGTSGDLQWMDYSQPRRTDYNITKYSNELADIAFGTYQKIQYETGNPKLSMAETTLLLKRRMPNQKRIAWAKELNTKRGKRRPENRPEVYAEQVAWFKEHPHEEVVLQAVRIGDLAITAIPNEVYGITGLKLKAQSPFQVTFNMGLANGAAGYIPPPEQHYLGGYTTWPARTAGLETEAEPQTVETLLGLLETLSGQKRKPLTGDFYNAEQQTAIKKAKTENNNRTNRGY from the coding sequence ATGAACGGCTTACGACTTACGAAATCTGTCTTTCTTCTACTTGTGTTGTTTCTCTGGATCGTGCCGACACGTGGAGACTGTGGGCTTTCCGCGGGTGCGTATGCAATCGATGTCTCTCCCCTCAAACTGCCCGCCATTCAGAACGGCGGGTTCCTCGAACGAAGCCAGAACAAAATTCTTGACCGGCTACATGCGCGGTGTTTTGTGTTGAAATCGGAAGACACAGCGATTGCGATTGCAGTCGTCGATTCGTGCATGATCCCCCGAGACATCTGCTACCGGGCAAAGGTTCTCGCCAGTAAAGAGACGGGAATACCCGTCAATCGCATTCTGATCGCATCCACGCACACTCATACTGCCCCCAGCGTGATGAACTTGTGCCTGGGCACACGGAGCGACCCCAACTACGAACGCTTTCTGCCTCCCAAACTGGCCGAAGGAATTGCGAAGGCGCATGCGAATCTCGAACCGGCGCGGGTCGGCTTCACAGTCGTCGATGCACCGAAACATACTCACTGCCGCCGCTGGTTGAGGCAGCCTGATAAATACGCGGCCGATCCATTTGGGGAAACAACGGTACGCGCGATGATGCACCCCGGCTATCAAAATCCCGACTATAGCGGTCCTGCGGGACCGGCTGATACGGGCCTCACACTGCTAAGTATTCAGTCAGCGGATGGTAAACGCCCCCTTGGTTTGATCGCCAATTATTCGATGCATTACTTTGGCACCGGAGGCGGATTTTCCGCTGATTACTATGGGAAATTCAGCAAGCTTATGGAAAACAAAATCGCAGCTGCCAGCTCCTCTCAGACACCGTTTGTGGCTGCGATGTCGCAGGGAACGTCCGGCGACCTGCAATGGATGGACTACTCCCAACCGCGGAGGACCGACTATAACATCACCAAATATAGCAACGAACTGGCTGACATCGCTTTTGGCACCTATCAGAAAATCCAATACGAAACTGGAAATCCAAAATTATCAATGGCTGAAACAACACTGTTACTGAAACGTCGAATGCCGAATCAGAAACGCATCGCCTGGGCGAAAGAACTCAATACCAAACGGGGCAAGCGGCGTCCTGAGAATCGCCCGGAAGTTTACGCCGAACAGGTTGCCTGGTTTAAAGAGCATCCACACGAAGAAGTAGTACTGCAAGCAGTTCGTATCGGCGACCTCGCCATCACGGCAATCCCCAACGAAGTCTACGGTATCACCGGCCTGAAGCTGAAAGCACAAAGTCCGTTCCAAGTCACGTTCAACATGGGCCTGGCTAACGGAGCCGCCGGGTACATCCCCCCACCCGAACAACACTACCTGGGCGGCTACACCACTTGGCCTGCCCGCACCGCTGGCCTGGAAACAGAAGCCGAGCCCCAGACTGTGGAGACGCTGCTTGGGTTGCTGGAAACACTCTCTGGACAGAAACGGAAACCGCTGACCGGTGATTTCTACAACGCGGAACAACAAACGGCGATTAAGAAAGCGAAAACTGAAAATAACAATCGCACGAATCGGGGATATTGA
- a CDS encoding FAD-dependent oxidoreductase, producing the protein MRILIVGAGIGGMTLAALLKQRGIEPTLIERAPNFDHAGYMLGLWPLGYRVLHGLSLYEQFAAECIECKHYEVRDNHGEIVKNWSMGSISDRFGANLSCTRPQLIKLLHAGLGDTDLRFNTSFESLQQEGEEVEVTFSDGSSETFDLVVGADGLHSKVRTLVFGEQPYYHTDWGGWVWWVDLNSVPQETFVEHWGAGRFFGVYPTRDGAGVYAGAPVTGEFDQQGAGRRERICEQFAGMGEIVDTCLAAMPDDDESLFFWKLSDVRSKEWAHGRVVLLGDAAAGFLPTAGIGASMAMESAAVLADELSRTNTRFLEHALSLYVKRRKHRVESTQNDSRHLAKMMFIKSATVAHIRDVATKFYSLEQLAGSIAKAFDEPI; encoded by the coding sequence ATGCGAATCTTAATTGTGGGGGCGGGCATTGGTGGGATGACGCTTGCCGCCCTGCTCAAACAGCGTGGTATTGAACCCACGCTCATCGAACGCGCCCCTAACTTCGACCATGCAGGCTATATGCTTGGTCTCTGGCCTCTGGGTTATCGCGTACTGCATGGTCTCTCCCTCTATGAACAGTTTGCCGCCGAGTGTATTGAGTGTAAACATTACGAAGTCCGCGATAACCACGGTGAAATTGTCAAGAACTGGTCTATGGGTTCGATTAGCGATCGATTCGGTGCTAACTTGAGTTGCACGCGACCACAACTCATCAAACTTTTGCACGCTGGTCTTGGAGATACCGATCTGCGATTCAATACGTCTTTTGAATCTCTCCAGCAAGAAGGAGAAGAGGTCGAGGTCACATTCAGTGATGGGTCGAGTGAAACCTTTGATCTTGTTGTGGGGGCTGACGGACTCCATTCGAAAGTGCGCACTTTGGTGTTCGGTGAACAACCCTATTATCACACCGATTGGGGTGGCTGGGTCTGGTGGGTCGATCTTAATTCGGTTCCACAGGAAACGTTTGTCGAACACTGGGGCGCGGGTCGCTTCTTTGGTGTGTACCCGACACGTGATGGAGCGGGCGTTTATGCCGGCGCGCCTGTGACGGGTGAATTTGATCAGCAGGGCGCGGGCCGACGCGAACGCATCTGCGAACAATTTGCGGGCATGGGCGAAATTGTTGATACCTGTCTGGCGGCGATGCCCGACGACGATGAGAGTCTGTTCTTCTGGAAACTTTCGGACGTTCGCTCGAAAGAATGGGCACACGGTCGGGTGGTTCTGTTGGGTGATGCCGCCGCTGGTTTTCTACCCACAGCGGGCATTGGTGCATCGATGGCGATGGAGTCCGCCGCTGTCCTGGCTGACGAATTGTCACGCACCAACACCCGGTTCCTCGAACACGCTCTCTCTCTCTACGTCAAACGTCGCAAGCACCGTGTTGAAAGTACACAAAACGACTCCCGTCATCTGGCCAAAATGATGTTTATCAAGTCTGCCACTGTCGCCCACATCCGCGACGTTGCCACGAAATTTTATTCACTCGAACAACTCGCCGGTTCGATTGCCAAAGCCTTTGATGAACCAATTTGA
- a CDS encoding alpha/beta hydrolase: MNHLIRYAITLTTLALISTETAYSQNPNVLLEDSFEEGKTAPDGWQRGAKISGVRYVYDKGRGKTGKRSLSLQKSARRYFPIAQWYRILPYSGKHTSLKVSGQVRAQQATKAILDVQFLDENGNQIGHKWASYIGAKKAGDAPVSHDWKEYSGEVSIPAKTKQIVVALQIYGPGKVWFDDIEATFVDSTAATTDKKDKENEIEVKVGKATGRYLLVPSKTKQTSGRGHALLIVLPGGNGSADFHPFVKRIHEHALSKDFILAQPIARQWTKYQRVVWPTEDSKTSVVKYTTEELVAAVIEDISKKQKIDASQIYLLAWSSGGPAAYATLLQKKTQVSGALIAMSVFKPKQLPEVTNAKNRSIYLLHSQQDLICPYWMAKSAHDTFTNAGVRTNLVDYPGGHGWKGNVYGNIREGIDWLQNTK; this comes from the coding sequence ATGAATCACCTGATACGATATGCAATCACGTTAACAACCCTGGCTTTGATATCGACGGAAACTGCTTACTCTCAAAATCCGAATGTTTTGCTGGAAGACAGTTTTGAGGAAGGGAAGACAGCCCCCGATGGTTGGCAGCGCGGTGCCAAAATATCTGGAGTGCGATATGTGTATGATAAGGGGCGTGGAAAAACAGGAAAGCGCAGTCTGTCTTTGCAGAAATCTGCCCGGCGTTATTTCCCCATCGCACAATGGTATCGAATACTGCCTTATTCCGGTAAGCATACGTCTCTGAAAGTTTCCGGTCAGGTTCGCGCGCAACAGGCTACCAAAGCGATTCTAGATGTTCAGTTTTTGGACGAAAATGGAAACCAGATCGGTCACAAATGGGCGAGCTACATTGGTGCAAAAAAAGCCGGCGATGCTCCCGTAAGCCATGACTGGAAGGAATATTCTGGTGAGGTGTCCATTCCTGCGAAAACCAAACAGATCGTAGTGGCACTCCAAATTTATGGTCCCGGTAAGGTTTGGTTTGATGATATCGAAGCAACATTTGTGGATTCAACGGCAGCCACAACTGACAAGAAAGACAAAGAGAATGAGATAGAAGTTAAAGTCGGAAAAGCAACGGGGCGTTACCTATTGGTTCCTTCTAAAACAAAACAGACTTCAGGTAGGGGGCATGCTTTGCTGATTGTACTGCCTGGCGGCAATGGCTCAGCGGACTTTCACCCATTTGTCAAACGTATCCACGAACATGCACTCAGCAAAGATTTCATTTTGGCTCAGCCGATTGCCAGGCAATGGACAAAATATCAAAGAGTTGTCTGGCCGACTGAAGACAGTAAAACGAGCGTTGTAAAATACACCACTGAAGAACTGGTGGCAGCTGTGATAGAAGATATCAGTAAAAAACAGAAAATTGATGCCAGCCAAATCTACCTCCTGGCCTGGTCATCCGGGGGGCCTGCAGCTTATGCCACTTTGTTGCAGAAAAAGACACAAGTTAGTGGCGCACTTATCGCGATGTCTGTCTTCAAACCAAAGCAACTCCCAGAGGTTACCAACGCAAAGAATCGTAGTATTTATCTGTTACACTCACAACAGGATCTCATCTGTCCCTACTGGATGGCCAAATCTGCGCATGATACATTCACTAATGCTGGAGTAAGAACAAACCTGGTTGACTATCCGGGCGGCCATGGCTGGAAAGGAAACGTCTACGGCAATATTCGCGAGGGCATCGATTGGTTGCAGAACACCAAGTGA
- a CDS encoding carboxypeptidase-like regulatory domain-containing protein → MIRNGIRTLMAYLHLPPIVNTARELDETRQEIEFHLSASAQDNLDSGMDSQKSEQAALQRFGDVNTVVEECCNVSFSKHIFWHRIHQTLTLILICVVGSLWFYTRNKPVEKTDLSAMAASGYSLAETSGDLRGTVVNSQGKPVNAAHVLAVVKTWPNQGFRQNSYTATTRADGTFLIEDVYPPEQDYEVQIATLADNHLLQSEYISMRKGILEPFHFQLSETSPFVIRFETSDGKPIAGVSAFPFERVEHDGHEHCVYFSSAQPVVRQSSATGKISMPHFLPGEQITVYVRFPESDWQTRRLTVPDRAQEFVLTPISNDYLDGG, encoded by the coding sequence ATGATTCGAAACGGGATTCGCACACTTATGGCTTACCTGCACTTGCCACCTATCGTAAACACGGCTCGAGAACTGGATGAGACGCGTCAGGAAATCGAATTCCATCTCTCGGCCAGCGCGCAAGACAATCTTGATTCAGGAATGGATAGCCAGAAATCAGAGCAAGCGGCCTTACAGCGGTTTGGCGATGTCAATACCGTGGTCGAGGAATGTTGTAACGTCTCCTTTTCAAAACACATCTTCTGGCATCGCATCCATCAGACACTCACGTTGATACTCATCTGTGTTGTGGGTTCACTATGGTTTTACACTCGTAACAAACCAGTGGAGAAAACCGATCTTTCTGCGATGGCCGCATCCGGTTATTCACTGGCAGAAACCAGCGGCGATCTCAGAGGAACTGTGGTAAACAGTCAAGGGAAACCAGTGAATGCAGCGCATGTATTAGCAGTGGTCAAGACATGGCCAAACCAGGGATTCAGGCAAAATTCCTATACGGCGACAACACGGGCAGATGGTACATTTTTGATTGAAGACGTTTATCCGCCAGAGCAGGACTACGAAGTTCAGATCGCCACTCTTGCGGACAATCATTTGCTCCAGTCGGAATATATTTCGATGCGAAAAGGAATTCTTGAACCATTTCACTTTCAGTTAAGTGAAACGTCGCCTTTCGTAATACGATTTGAGACCAGCGATGGCAAACCGATTGCGGGAGTCAGTGCATTTCCCTTTGAACGCGTCGAACATGATGGACACGAACATTGTGTCTATTTCAGCAGTGCTCAACCTGTTGTTCGCCAGTCGAGTGCGACGGGGAAAATTTCCATGCCTCACTTTCTACCAGGTGAGCAAATTACAGTTTACGTTCGATTTCCTGAGAGCGATTGGCAGACACGTCGTTTGACAGTACCAGATCGAGCACAGGAATTCGTGCTGACACCCATTTCGAACGATTACCTCGACGGCGGATAA
- a CDS encoding PadR family transcriptional regulator, protein MAKKQKVDLLQGTLDMLILKSLLEGPRHGYGVAKWIQVTTKDALKIEEGSLYPALHRMQKRGWVKSEWGVSESNRRAKYYQLTSDGRAQLTTEVKAWSHLVAAISLVLNSNLAEA, encoded by the coding sequence ATGGCGAAAAAGCAAAAAGTAGATTTACTGCAAGGCACATTGGATATGCTGATCCTGAAAAGCCTGCTGGAAGGGCCGCGGCATGGGTATGGTGTGGCCAAGTGGATTCAGGTGACGACCAAAGACGCTTTAAAAATTGAAGAAGGCTCACTTTATCCCGCTCTGCATCGCATGCAGAAACGGGGGTGGGTGAAATCGGAATGGGGCGTATCAGAAAGTAATCGTCGGGCGAAATATTATCAACTGACCTCCGATGGCCGTGCGCAGCTCACAACAGAAGTAAAAGCATGGTCGCATTTAGTTGCTGCGATCAGTCTGGTTTTGAATTCAAATTTGGCGGAGGCCTGA
- a CDS encoding BlaI/MecI/CopY family transcriptional regulator has protein sequence MPRPTSKQPTELELEIIKILWRDGPSTVRHVREQLEPFRELAHNSVMTVMGIMTDKGYLRRRLQSNGNGYLYTARIRRNATVRGMLSDLVDRAFSGSTMDAILQLLDTSDLDAEELAQLRSEVDRKAKERDS, from the coding sequence ATGCCACGCCCGACCTCTAAACAACCGACAGAACTGGAACTGGAGATTATCAAAATTCTCTGGCGCGATGGTCCATCTACTGTGCGGCATGTGCGCGAGCAGCTAGAGCCCTTCCGAGAGTTGGCCCATAACTCGGTAATGACAGTCATGGGAATCATGACAGACAAAGGCTACTTACGACGGCGCCTACAATCCAATGGCAATGGATACCTCTATACTGCACGCATCCGTCGCAATGCGACAGTGCGTGGGATGCTGAGTGATCTCGTCGATCGCGCATTTTCTGGGTCCACTATGGACGCAATTCTGCAACTGCTCGACACATCTGATTTAGATGCGGAAGAGCTTGCTCAACTTCGCAGCGAGGTAGACCGTAAAGCAAAGGAACGGGACTCATGA